A genomic segment from Lignipirellula cremea encodes:
- a CDS encoding DUF1549 domain-containing protein translates to MTCSLSGRFCNGLVWFAAITLTGLVAGDSLRAQEQAALPPANSYNLEQVAEINARIRATWGEYQLQPSAPATDGEWCRRVYLDVLGRIPSYVELKAFIADTNPNKKERLVDSLLHDEQFTEEYARNWTTLWTNILIGRNGGNERRSLTDRAGMQKYLRDSFARNKPYDRMVYELVTAKGSNKPGHENFNGAVNFLTMKLEENATQATADTTKIFLGLQVQCTQCHNHPFNEWKQKKFWEINAFFRQTRPLRRYLEGTRELDYVELTNEDYPGESGNPADAEIFYELRNGFLEVAYPVFLDGSELNHSGFVEDVDRRTELGKLMMSSEFLDKMIANRMWSHFLGYGFTKPIDDLGPHNPPSHPDLLNYLGQEVRKADFDLKELIKWITLSEAYSLSSVLNESNTMDDPMLGETPKFSHFYMRQMRAEELYESLLIATQAHKTRGAYEEQESQKNEWLKQFVVAFGTDEGDESTTFNGTIPQALMMFNGDLIKKATNMEDGSFLQQVADNDRASAAQKIDYLFMAALARQPSKAEVGMANRLLRSRMDQARATQDRAAYEKAPVASLQDMWWVLLNSNEFILIH, encoded by the coding sequence ATGACGTGCTCGTTGTCTGGCCGCTTTTGTAACGGCCTGGTCTGGTTTGCCGCGATCACGCTGACCGGTCTGGTCGCAGGGGATTCGCTGCGGGCGCAAGAGCAGGCGGCCTTGCCACCGGCCAATTCCTACAACCTGGAACAGGTCGCCGAGATCAACGCTCGCATCCGCGCAACCTGGGGCGAATACCAGCTGCAGCCTTCCGCTCCGGCGACCGATGGCGAATGGTGCCGTCGCGTGTATCTGGACGTGCTGGGCCGTATCCCGTCGTACGTTGAGCTGAAAGCGTTTATCGCGGACACCAACCCCAATAAAAAAGAACGCCTCGTCGACTCGTTGTTGCACGACGAACAATTTACCGAAGAGTACGCCCGCAACTGGACCACCCTGTGGACCAACATTCTCATCGGCCGTAACGGCGGCAACGAACGCCGTTCGCTGACCGACCGGGCCGGCATGCAGAAATACCTTCGTGATTCGTTCGCCCGCAACAAACCGTACGACCGCATGGTGTACGAACTGGTCACCGCCAAAGGCTCCAACAAACCGGGCCACGAAAATTTCAACGGCGCCGTGAACTTCCTCACCATGAAACTCGAGGAAAACGCCACCCAGGCGACGGCCGACACCACCAAAATCTTCCTGGGTCTGCAGGTGCAATGCACGCAGTGCCATAACCACCCGTTCAACGAGTGGAAACAGAAGAAATTTTGGGAAATCAACGCCTTTTTCCGTCAGACCCGTCCGCTTCGCCGCTACCTCGAAGGCACGCGTGAGCTGGATTATGTCGAACTGACCAATGAAGATTACCCAGGCGAAAGCGGCAATCCGGCCGATGCGGAAATCTTCTACGAACTGCGTAACGGCTTCCTCGAAGTGGCCTATCCGGTTTTCCTGGACGGCAGCGAGCTGAACCACAGCGGCTTTGTCGAAGATGTCGATCGTCGTACGGAACTCGGCAAGCTGATGATGTCGTCGGAATTCCTCGACAAGATGATCGCTAATCGTATGTGGTCCCACTTCCTGGGCTACGGCTTTACCAAGCCGATCGACGATCTGGGGCCGCACAATCCGCCCTCGCACCCGGACCTGCTCAACTATCTGGGTCAGGAAGTCCGCAAGGCCGACTTCGACCTGAAAGAGCTGATCAAATGGATCACCCTCAGCGAAGCCTATTCGCTGTCGAGCGTGTTGAATGAAAGCAACACCATGGACGATCCCATGCTGGGCGAAACGCCCAAGTTCAGCCACTTTTACATGCGACAAATGCGTGCTGAAGAGCTGTACGAATCGCTGCTCATCGCCACCCAGGCCCACAAAACCCGGGGCGCGTACGAAGAGCAGGAATCGCAAAAGAATGAGTGGCTGAAGCAGTTCGTGGTTGCCTTTGGCACCGACGAAGGGGACGAATCGACCACCTTCAACGGCACCATCCCGCAAGCCCTGATGATGTTCAACGGCGACCTCATCAAAAAGGCGACCAACATGGAAGACGGCAGCTTCCTGCAGCAAGTTGCCGATAACGACCGGGCCAGCGCGGCCCAGAAGATCGACTACCTGTTCATGGCGGCGCTGGCTCGACAGCCCTCCAAAGCAGAAGTTGGTATGGCCAACCGCCTGCTCCGCTCCCGCATGGACCAGGCCCGTGCGACGCAAGACCGGGCCGCCTATGAAAAAGCTCCCGTCGCCTCCTTGCAGGATATGTGGTGGGTGCTGCTTAACAGCAATGAGTTTATTCTGATCCACTAA
- a CDS encoding DUF1501 domain-containing protein has protein sequence MFVPTPAGMNRRHFMRHMAGASAMTIPALSMGQAIAANAADLKKRRKSAILLWMGGGPSTMDIWDLKPGAVTGGPFRPISTTGDMQICEHMPQMAKQMHNMSIIRSMSTREADHNRGRYYMHTGYVPNPNVEHPSYGSVISHQTMDQRPELEIPPFVSVGGGAEGPGFLGMAWAPFAVDSNGNVRNLKMDMDDRRLQERMAALDLVEKGFISQNRGQAAVDHQKILGKTYKLMTSSQMEAFKVASEPQEVQDRYGTTGFGKGCLMARRLVESGVPFVEVNLGGWDMHTGIHATLADTKLPELDKAMSALVEDLEQRELLQDTAIIWMGEFSRTPRINGNAGRDHWARAWSVVVGGGGLKGGIAVGETSADGTAVETEPYSSQDVMASVCKGLGIDLETVFTSRSGRPMKIANSGKVITELFS, from the coding sequence ATGTTCGTTCCTACTCCCGCCGGGATGAATCGCCGGCACTTTATGCGGCATATGGCGGGCGCTTCCGCGATGACGATCCCCGCCCTCTCCATGGGCCAGGCGATCGCCGCGAATGCAGCCGACCTGAAAAAACGCCGCAAGTCGGCCATCCTGTTGTGGATGGGCGGCGGTCCTTCGACCATGGATATCTGGGATCTCAAGCCGGGCGCCGTCACCGGCGGTCCGTTCCGCCCCATCAGCACCACGGGCGACATGCAAATCTGCGAACACATGCCGCAAATGGCAAAGCAGATGCATAACATGTCGATCATCCGCTCGATGAGCACCCGCGAAGCCGACCACAATCGCGGGCGTTACTACATGCACACCGGCTATGTGCCGAACCCCAACGTGGAACATCCCAGCTACGGCTCGGTCATCTCCCATCAAACGATGGACCAGCGTCCTGAACTGGAAATTCCCCCGTTCGTCTCCGTCGGCGGCGGCGCCGAAGGCCCCGGCTTCCTGGGTATGGCCTGGGCTCCGTTTGCGGTCGATAGCAACGGCAACGTCCGCAACCTCAAAATGGATATGGACGATCGTCGCCTGCAGGAACGGATGGCGGCCCTCGACCTGGTCGAAAAAGGCTTCATCAGCCAGAACCGCGGCCAGGCCGCCGTCGACCACCAGAAGATCCTGGGCAAAACCTACAAGCTGATGACCAGCTCGCAGATGGAAGCCTTCAAAGTCGCCAGCGAACCGCAGGAAGTGCAGGATCGTTACGGCACGACCGGCTTCGGCAAAGGCTGCCTGATGGCCCGTCGTCTGGTCGAATCGGGCGTTCCGTTCGTCGAGGTGAACCTGGGCGGCTGGGACATGCACACCGGCATCCACGCCACGCTGGCGGACACCAAACTGCCGGAGCTGGACAAGGCGATGAGCGCCCTGGTCGAAGACCTGGAACAGCGTGAACTGCTGCAGGACACGGCCATCATCTGGATGGGCGAGTTCAGCCGTACGCCCCGCATCAACGGCAACGCTGGCCGCGATCACTGGGCCCGCGCCTGGAGCGTGGTTGTCGGCGGCGGCGGCCTGAAAGGCGGCATCGCCGTGGGCGAAACCAGCGCCGACGGCACGGCCGTTGAGACGGAACCGTACAGCAGCCAGGACGTCATGGCCAGCGTCTGCAAAGGCCTGGGCATCGACCTGGAAACCGTCTTCACCAGCCGCTCCGGCCGCCCGATGAAGATCGCCAACAGCGGCAAAGTCATCACCGAACTGTTCAGCTAA